CGACTGGGCGGTGATGCCGGGGATGATGAAGTCCCGGTAGGCCTGCCAGTCGCCCATCATCGCCTGGCCGAAGACGAAGACGAACAGTCCGACGAACATGATCGGCATGAACGTCAGGCCGAGGACCTCTTCGGGATTGCTCTTGATCTTGAGCAGGCTGCGCCAGGTCAGCAGCGCGCCGTGCCGTGCGGCCGACACCGGGGTGATCCGGGCCGACGGGCTCGGCGCCTGGGCGGCGGGGCGTTCCGCCGTGGTCGCGGCGCTCATGCGTTCGTCCTTTCCGGGGTCGCGCCGCTCTCCTCGTCGGCGGGGACTTCGTCGGCGGGGCGGCCGGTGATCGCGAGGAAGACCTCGTCGAGGCTCGGCTTGCGCAGGGCCAGTTCGGCGACGGCGATCTCGGCGTCGTCGAGGCGGCGCACCACCTCGGGCAGCACGCCGGGGTCGGTCACCGAGGCGTGCACCGAGGTGTCGGTGGAGCGGACCCCGGAGTCCGCCGTCGTCTCCACGATCTTGGCCACGAGGTCGAGCCGGCCGAGGTCGACCGGCCGCACCTGGAGCACCTGGGTGCCGGCCCTGGCCTTGAGCTCCTCGGGCGTTCCGGTGGAGATGACCCGGCCGTGGTCGATGACGACGATGTCGTCGGCCAGTTGGTCGGCCTCCTCCAGGTACTGCGTGGTCAGCAGCACCGTGACGCCGTCGTCGACCAGCCCGCGCACCACCTCCCACAGCCCGTTGCGGCTGTGCGGGTCCAGGCCGGTGGTCGGCTCGTCCAGGTAGAGCAGGCTGGGCCGGCCCACCAGGCTCGCCGCGAGGTCCAGCCGGCGGCGCATGCCGCCGGAGTAGGTCTTGGCCGGCCGGTCCCCGGCGTCGGTCAGCGCGAAGCGCTTCAGCAGCTCCGCCGAGCGCGTCCTGGCGTCGCCGCGGGAGAAGCCGAGCAGCCGGGCGATCAGCACCAGGTTCTGGGCGCCGGTGAGGTCCTGGTCGACCGCGGCGTACTGCCCGGTCAGGCCGATGAGCCGACGCACCTCGTGCGGCTGCTTCAGCACGTCGTAGCCGCCGACGGTGGCGTGCCCGCCGTCGGGCCGCAGCAGGGTGGACAGGATGCGCACGGTCGTGGTCTTGCCGGAGCCGTTCGGCCCGAGGACCCCCAGCACGGCTCCCGTGCGCGCCACGAGGTCCACCCCTGCCAGCGCTGTATTGCCCTTGAACCGCTTGACCAGCCCCTCCGCACGGATGGCTTCAGTCATTGATCCTCCAATTCCACATGATCGGCACCAGTCTGGCCGGGGCCACTGACAAAGCACTGACAGGTGCGGACGGCTTGCGGCAGGACCTGTCAGGTACCGACAGGTCCTGACACCTCCCGGTGCAGCGGGCGCCTGCGGGCCGCGCCGCGGCGCGGCCCGCAGGGGGTGCAACCCCGCCGCCGGCCGCCGCCTTCCCCCTGGCTGCGCGGCCCGTGCGGCCGCAGGACAGAACAGGTGAGCGCGCGGAATCGCCGTCCGTTACGGCGAATCGGCCGGACACCCCTAAAATCGGGCTGGTGACGACCACCCGGCTGCGCCCTCCCGAGAACCGCGTCTCCCCCCGAGCCGTCCACATGTGGACACTGAGCGGGGTGATCGGGGCGGTGGTGGGCATCGCGGTGCTGTCGGGCATCGCCTGGATGCTGGTCTACGCCCGCTGGTCGTGGGTGCCCGAATGGGTTCTGGAGCGCGCCTGGTGGATCCCGGTGCTCTACGGCTGCTACGCCGTCGCCAGGGCGGTCATCGCGCCGCGCTGGCGCTACCGGGTGCACCGCTGGGAGGTCACCGCCGACGTCGTCTACACCCGCGTCGGCTGGATCAGCCGCGAATGGCAGTTGGTGCCGGTCAGCCGCATCCAGACGGTCGACCACACCCAGGGCTGGATGGAGCGCCTGTTCGGATTGGCCACCCTGGAGATCCAGACGGCCTCGCACGCGGGCTCCTCCAGCATCGCCGGACTGGGCGCGCAGGTGGCGCAGCAGATCTCGGAGGACCTGGCGATGCGCGCCGGCGAACTGAGGGACGACGCGACATGAGCGGCGGAGCCGACGGAGCCGACCGTGAGAAGCCCGTGCCGCCGGTCCCCGAGGAGCGGCCGGCCGAGGAGACCCCGCCGCCCGCGGCCGAGCCGCCGGCGCGGGAGGACTCCCCCGAGGAGATCCGGGCCGAGCCCGAGCGTCGCCTCAGCGGGCTGACCACGGTCACGGCCCCGATCAACTACCTGAAGTCCTTCATCGTGCCGATCGTCGTGGCGCTGGTGGCGGGCAGCTTCAACCCGTGGGTGCTGGGCTCCTCGGCCGTCGCCCTCGCCGGCATGCTGGTCACCGGATTCGTCACCTGGTGGACGGTGCGCTACCAGGTGGGGGCCGAACGGCTGGAGATCCGCAGGGGCCTGATCGGCCGGTCCCGGCGCACCATCCCGCTGGAGCGCATCCGCGGCGTCGACGTCACCTCCACCCTGCTGCACCGCGCCCTGGGCCTGGCCGTGGTCAAGATCGAGGCGGCGGCCGGCGGAGGGGGCCAGGAGGAGGGCAAGCTCGACGCCGTCACGCGCGCCGAGGCCGAGCGGCTGCGCGGTGAGCTGCTGCACCGCCGCGCGGTGCT
This sequence is a window from Spinactinospora alkalitolerans. Protein-coding genes within it:
- a CDS encoding ATP-binding cassette domain-containing protein, with translation MTEAIRAEGLVKRFKGNTALAGVDLVARTGAVLGVLGPNGSGKTTTVRILSTLLRPDGGHATVGGYDVLKQPHEVRRLIGLTGQYAAVDQDLTGAQNLVLIARLLGFSRGDARTRSAELLKRFALTDAGDRPAKTYSGGMRRRLDLAASLVGRPSLLYLDEPTTGLDPHSRNGLWEVVRGLVDDGVTVLLTTQYLEEADQLADDIVVIDHGRVISTGTPEELKARAGTQVLQVRPVDLGRLDLVAKIVETTADSGVRSTDTSVHASVTDPGVLPEVVRRLDDAEIAVAELALRKPSLDEVFLAITGRPADEVPADEESGATPERTNA
- a CDS encoding PH domain-containing protein is translated as MTTTRLRPPENRVSPRAVHMWTLSGVIGAVVGIAVLSGIAWMLVYARWSWVPEWVLERAWWIPVLYGCYAVARAVIAPRWRYRVHRWEVTADVVYTRVGWISREWQLVPVSRIQTVDHTQGWMERLFGLATLEIQTASHAGSSSIAGLGAQVAQQISEDLAMRAGELRDDAT